Genomic segment of Wolbachia endosymbiont (group A) of Longitarsus flavicornis:
GGCAGTAAAGTTTATGTTGAAGGTTCTTTGAGAACTAGAAAATGGACTGACCAAAACGGTAGTGAAAGATACACAACAGAGGTGGTTCTATATAATTTTAATAGCGCTCTTACTCTCCTCGATTCACGACCAAACTCTGATTACAAGCCGAGTGAATACAAGCAAAATGAAACAGAACAAAAAAATAAGCACGAAAGTTTTGACAACGATATAAAAGATGAACTAATCGACGATGAAATACCATTTTAATAACTTCAGTTGAAATCTACATTTTTATGGACTGCTTGTGTTACTCCATTTAATTACAATGGGGATAGCGTAGATTATAGCAGTTTGCAGCGTTTACTGACAATGCAAGTTAAAGCTGAAAATGGTATAGTGTTACTGGGTAGCACAGGTGAAAGCCTATCGCTTACTGATTCTGAAAAACGCGAGTTAGTTGAATTTGTATGTAAGCTAAAATTAAATACGAAAATTATAATTGGCGTACCAGGGGTGAATCTATATCAGACTCTTGAATGGCTTGATTTTTGCAAGGATATGCCTATTCACGGCTATCTAATGACAACTCCCATTTATGCAAAGCCCGGAATTATGGGGCAGACTTTATGGTTTGAAAAGCTACTTGAAAAAGCACATGTGCCGGCTATGTTTTACAATATTCCATCGAGAGCAGGAGTGAGTCTTCACGCCGAAACTGTACGCAACTTATCCAGCCACGAAAAATTTTGGGCTATCAAAGATTCAAGTGGCACCGTTGATACTTTAGCTCAGTATAAGAAAGTTGCTCCAAATATTGAGGTCTTTTGCGGAGATGATAATATGATATCTGATATGGCAGCTTATGGTGCGGCTGGCCTGGTTTCCGTTGCTTCCAATGTTTGGCCACGCATAGCGCATGAATATGTTAAGAAATGTCTGAACGACGAACTCTCTTCACTGTCATTCCAGCGCGTGACGCTGGAATCCAGAAGGAAACCTGTTCAAATGACAGGAAATGACATGAAAAGTTCAACAGATATCTGGCAACAAGCCTGCAAAGCTCTATTTATTGCCAGCAACCCAATACCTACTAAAGCGCTATTACACGACATTGGGCTCATAGAACACAAAACTGTCCGCCTACCACTCAGCACAGAAGACTTGCCGTCTGTTGAAACATTAAGGCAAGCCAATAAAATGATTCTTGGATGGAAAGAACTGATTAATTAGTAGGACAAGGATTACAACCTTTATCAGCACCATCAGCTTTCACACCATCAAACGAGCTACCTGGTGTTGGTGGAGAAGAAGAGCGTTCAATTATTTCACTTAAAAGGAACATAACAAATGGATTTGCTATTAGAGTTACAACACCTATAGCTATAGGTGATGTGACACCAAGAGCAACTAAACCCGCTCCGATTCCAAAACAAGTAACAGCCCCTGCTATAGCAGGTCCAGCCAGCTTACTTGAGTTATCAATCAATTCAATATGTGTCTGTTCTTTTGCATTTTTTCTGTAAAAGTCTTTATTGAGCGATACAATTCCCAAAACAGCACATCCAAGTAGCGGTAGCATAGAGCCAATCATTCCCCCTACAATCAGAGGTGATAAACTAGAATGATACATAGTAAGAGCTATGGTACTAGCTATAAGCCCTACAGAACCTATGGTTATTGCTGCATATGATGCAAGCTTTTTTTGATTAGTCATGAATACCTTTTTTATTAATATAATCCTTTATTGTATATAATTTTGCAATCAATATCAATTTCATAATAGAGGGCTTTTTAATCGACTTTGAGCGCACCTTAGTCTATATAATCCTAATATCTTAAGCTATAAGACATGCCAGATCTATAGCTAAAGCGG
This window contains:
- the ssb gene encoding single-stranded DNA-binding protein; amino-acid sequence: MSGGTINKVILVGNLGKDPEIRTTQNGKEMASFSIATSESWTDKFSGTRSEKTEWHNIVIFSEGLVKIVKDFARKGSKVYVEGSLRTRKWTDQNGSERYTTEVVLYNFNSALTLLDSRPNSDYKPSEYKQNETEQKNKHESFDNDIKDELIDDEIPF
- the dapA gene encoding 4-hydroxy-tetrahydrodipicolinate synthase, giving the protein MKSTFLWTACVTPFNYNGDSVDYSSLQRLLTMQVKAENGIVLLGSTGESLSLTDSEKRELVEFVCKLKLNTKIIIGVPGVNLYQTLEWLDFCKDMPIHGYLMTTPIYAKPGIMGQTLWFEKLLEKAHVPAMFYNIPSRAGVSLHAETVRNLSSHEKFWAIKDSSGTVDTLAQYKKVAPNIEVFCGDDNMISDMAAYGAAGLVSVASNVWPRIAHEYVKKCLNDELSSLSFQRVTLESRRKPVQMTGNDMKSSTDIWQQACKALFIASNPIPTKALLHDIGLIEHKTVRLPLSTEDLPSVETLRQANKMILGWKELIN